A single Wolbachia endosymbiont (group A) of Bibio marci DNA region contains:
- a CDS encoding quinone-dependent dihydroorotate dehydrogenase yields the protein MVKNKLKISKVFYKMILRNLLFLLPPEVAHSLAIMALKKIPYKNPIELPESLSVNFFGSKLRSPVGLAAGFDKNAEVIRPMLSFGFGFIETGTVTRNPQYGNKKPRIFRLIKDQGVINRLGFNNKGIDYFLKQIDETKLDDCIFGINIGKNSASKDQIRDYVNLIKMVYGKSNYIVLNISSPNTPNLRNLHNKQELSELLKSITLTRKSIDNSAIILKISPDIDQQTKENIAELALEYKIDGLTVSNTTVSRDNLHSHHNESGGLSGKPLFKLSTELLGDMYKFTKGKILLIGCGGISSGADAYKKIKAGASLVQLYTALIYQGPQVVDKINLELAELVRRDGFSNISEVVGCIH from the coding sequence ATGGTAAAAAATAAACTAAAAATAAGCAAAGTGTTTTACAAAATGATATTACGTAATTTATTGTTTTTACTGCCGCCTGAAGTTGCTCACTCTTTGGCAATCATGGCATTAAAGAAAATACCTTATAAGAATCCTATAGAGCTACCAGAATCTTTGAGTGTGAATTTTTTTGGTAGTAAGCTCAGAAGCCCCGTAGGCTTGGCTGCAGGTTTTGACAAGAATGCAGAAGTTATAAGGCCTATGCTTTCATTTGGTTTTGGGTTTATTGAAACTGGTACTGTAACTCGTAATCCACAATATGGAAACAAAAAACCAAGAATTTTTCGGTTAATTAAAGATCAAGGGGTAATTAACAGATTGGGATTTAACAATAAAGGAATAGACTATTTTCTTAAACAAATAGATGAAACCAAGCTTGATGACTGCATTTTTGGTATAAATATAGGAAAAAATAGTGCATCGAAAGACCAAATCCGTGATTATGTTAATTTAATAAAGATGGTATATGGAAAAAGCAATTATATAGTGCTGAACATCTCATCCCCAAATACGCCTAATTTACGCAATCTGCACAATAAGCAAGAATTATCGGAATTGTTGAAATCCATAACTCTAACCCGGAAATCAATTGATAATTCCGCAATAATATTAAAAATCTCACCAGATATAGATCAGCAAACGAAAGAAAATATCGCTGAGCTTGCGTTGGAATATAAGATTGACGGATTAACAGTAAGCAACACTACGGTAAGTAGAGATAATCTGCATTCCCACCACAACGAAAGTGGCGGATTGAGTGGCAAACCACTGTTCAAACTTTCAACCGAGTTATTGGGCGATATGTACAAATTTACTAAGGGCAAAATATTATTGATAGGGTGCGGAGGAATCTCAAGTGGTGCTGATGCATATAAAAAAATAAAGGCAGGAGCCTCTTTAGTGCAACTGTACACTGCTCTCATATACCAAGGGCCTCAAGTTGTGGATAAAATCAATCTGGAACTTGCAGAATTAGTAAGAAGGGATGGATTTAGTAACATTAGTGAGGTGGTGGGTTGTATACATTAA
- a CDS encoding AAA family ATPase has protein sequence MISKNLEASLNRALLIASNFNLKYAKVEHLLLALTKDVDVNYVLSRCNIRADEIINMDNILSRCNIKANDYNNNIKGFLQSSSELIISGVKPSSMFQCIIHRAIIRAHSLGKKEINGASVLVEILSGQDFYVEDLLQKQSAKDSNLIYHISNMKYSNDIDEYTTDHKVKLDKNNDAPTTVNKGELLKDEEILQSYCKNLNDYARSKKIDYVIGRDYELNRTIEILLRRRKNNPLYVGDPGVGKTTIVEGLVLKIIEGSVPSALRSSVIYALDLGSLLAGTRYRGDFEERIKSIIKAIEAKPGAILFIDEIHTIIGAGSTSGSFLDAGNLLKPALARGTLRCIGATTYREYSTSFEKDKALARRFQKINVKESSVNETIKILDGIKHYYEGYHGVYYTKNAIRSAAELSHKYITGRILPDKAVDVIDEAGAYCKLLRNRGKIVNSRDIKNTITRITNVPCGSESDDLQKVKSLKANLEKVIFGQEQAIESLVSSIKIAKSGLRNYNKPLANYLFAGPTGVGKTELAKQLAESMGMNLIRFDMSEYIESHTISRMIGSPPGYVGYDQGGLLTESVSNNQYSVVLLDEIEKAHSDIYNILLQIMDYGCVTDTYGRKVNFSNIILIMTTNAGAVERSKSFVGFGHKNFNIGDSEKAIEQVFSPEFRNRLDAIISFSDLSTDVILHIVDKFVLELKKQLTQKGINCLVEDEVKSYLVQMGYSKEMGARPIERLIEKEIKSYLAEEILNRKLTKKNKLRIYMNKVANKIAFDIV, from the coding sequence ATGATTTCCAAAAACTTAGAGGCAAGTTTGAATAGAGCGCTACTCATTGCTTCTAATTTTAATCTAAAATATGCGAAAGTAGAACATTTATTGCTGGCGTTAACTAAAGACGTGGACGTAAATTACGTTTTATCAAGATGTAATATCAGAGCCGATGAAATCATCAATATGGATAACATTCTATCAAGATGCAATATTAAGGCTAATGATTATAATAATAATATAAAAGGGTTTTTACAAAGCAGTTCTGAATTGATTATCAGTGGAGTTAAACCTAGCTCAATGTTTCAATGCATAATACACAGAGCAATAATACGGGCTCATAGCTTGGGGAAAAAAGAAATAAATGGAGCAAGTGTTCTAGTAGAAATTTTGTCTGGGCAAGATTTCTACGTTGAAGATCTATTGCAGAAACAAAGTGCAAAAGATTCCAATTTGATTTACCATATATCTAATATGAAATACTCTAACGATATAGATGAATACACCACCGATCATAAAGTAAAACTTGATAAAAATAATGACGCTCCTACTACAGTAAATAAAGGTGAGCTACTAAAAGATGAGGAAATTCTACAAAGTTATTGTAAAAATTTAAATGACTATGCAAGAAGCAAAAAAATAGATTATGTTATTGGTCGTGATTATGAATTAAATCGCACTATAGAAATATTATTGAGGCGTAGAAAAAACAACCCTTTATATGTTGGAGACCCAGGTGTTGGCAAAACAACAATAGTTGAGGGTTTGGTATTGAAGATCATTGAAGGCAGTGTTCCGAGTGCGCTCAGGTCCAGTGTAATTTATGCTTTGGATTTAGGATCACTCCTTGCAGGGACACGCTACAGAGGTGATTTTGAAGAGAGAATAAAATCTATAATAAAAGCGATTGAGGCAAAACCAGGTGCTATCCTTTTTATTGACGAAATACACACTATCATTGGAGCAGGTTCTACAAGTGGTAGCTTTCTTGATGCAGGTAACCTACTCAAACCTGCGCTTGCAAGAGGTACACTGCGTTGTATAGGTGCAACTACATATAGAGAATACAGCACTAGTTTTGAAAAAGATAAAGCACTAGCGAGAAGGTTTCAAAAAATTAATGTTAAAGAATCTTCTGTTAATGAAACGATAAAGATACTAGATGGTATAAAGCACTACTATGAAGGGTATCATGGAGTATATTATACAAAGAATGCCATTAGGTCTGCGGCTGAACTTTCGCATAAGTATATTACTGGGCGAATATTACCTGATAAAGCGGTTGATGTTATTGATGAGGCAGGAGCATATTGTAAATTGCTAAGAAACAGGGGTAAAATTGTAAATAGTAGAGATATTAAGAATACCATTACTAGAATTACAAATGTGCCTTGCGGATCTGAATCTGATGATTTGCAGAAAGTAAAGTCTTTAAAAGCTAATCTAGAGAAGGTGATTTTTGGCCAAGAGCAGGCAATAGAATCTCTTGTTAGTTCTATTAAAATTGCTAAATCTGGGTTGAGAAATTACAATAAGCCTTTAGCAAATTATCTTTTTGCAGGGCCAACCGGTGTTGGTAAAACCGAGCTAGCAAAACAATTAGCAGAAAGCATGGGCATGAATCTTATACGCTTTGATATGTCCGAATACATTGAATCTCATACGATATCAAGGATGATTGGTTCTCCTCCTGGATATGTAGGTTATGATCAGGGTGGATTACTCACAGAGTCTGTATCTAACAATCAATATAGTGTTGTGTTGCTTGATGAAATTGAAAAGGCCCATAGCGATATCTATAATATATTGCTACAAATTATGGATTATGGTTGTGTTACAGACACTTACGGACGTAAAGTTAACTTTTCCAATATAATTTTAATTATGACAACTAATGCAGGAGCAGTTGAACGCAGCAAAAGTTTTGTTGGCTTTGGGCATAAAAATTTTAACATTGGTGATAGTGAAAAAGCGATAGAACAGGTTTTTAGCCCTGAATTTCGTAATCGTCTTGATGCGATTATTTCTTTTTCTGACTTAAGTACGGATGTGATTTTGCATATTGTGGACAAATTTGTCCTAGAACTGAAAAAGCAACTGACGCAAAAAGGCATAAACTGCTTGGTAGAGGATGAAGTGAAATCTTATCTTGTACAAATGGGTTATAGTAAAGAAATGGGAGCACGTCCGATAGAGAGACTTATTGAAAAAGAGATAAAAAGTTACTTAGCGGAAGAAATACTGAATCGTAAATTAACAAAAAAAAATAAATTAAGAATTTATATGAATAAAGTAGCAAATAAAATTGCTTTTGATATAGTTTAA
- a CDS encoding class I fructose-bisphosphate aldolase, with translation MSDKVKQVLSYYESENPGVKANLTRILMHGKLGGTGKLVILPVDQGFEHGPIKSFEVNPDAYDPHYHFQLAVDSGVSAYAAPLGMIEAGASTYAGMLPLILKLNSSNSLHSKNLTSDQAITSSVKDALRLGCLAVGFTIYPGSAKCFDMMEEAREIVAEAKSYGLAVVLWSYPRGEGISKEGETAVDVIAYAAHIAALLGANIIKVKLPTRYLEKEKIETENIESLSKRIEYVKKSCFAGKRIVVFSGGESKEVDDICNEAKEIKQGGGNGSIIGRNTFQRKREEALSMLKDIMDIYT, from the coding sequence ATAAGTGATAAAGTAAAACAAGTTCTAAGCTACTACGAAAGTGAAAACCCCGGGGTAAAAGCAAACCTTACTCGTATTCTCATGCATGGAAAGCTTGGTGGCACTGGCAAGTTAGTGATTCTGCCTGTAGACCAAGGGTTTGAGCACGGGCCAATAAAAAGCTTTGAAGTTAATCCCGATGCTTATGACCCACATTATCATTTTCAGCTTGCGGTTGATTCGGGAGTAAGTGCATATGCTGCTCCACTTGGTATGATTGAAGCTGGTGCTTCGACTTATGCTGGAATGCTCCCACTTATTTTGAAACTTAATAGTTCCAACTCCTTACATTCAAAAAATCTGACTTCTGATCAAGCAATAACCTCTTCTGTGAAAGATGCGCTGCGTTTGGGCTGCTTGGCTGTTGGATTTACTATATATCCTGGTTCTGCCAAGTGTTTTGATATGATGGAAGAAGCTCGTGAAATCGTAGCTGAAGCCAAATCTTATGGGCTTGCAGTAGTGCTATGGTCTTATCCACGTGGTGAAGGAATTTCCAAAGAAGGTGAAACAGCAGTTGATGTTATTGCCTATGCTGCACACATAGCAGCTTTACTTGGCGCTAATATAATCAAAGTAAAGCTTCCAACTAGATATTTGGAAAAAGAAAAGATAGAAACAGAAAATATTGAATCATTATCTAAAAGAATTGAATATGTTAAAAAATCTTGTTTTGCAGGGAAAAGAATAGTAGTTTTTTCTGGTGGCGAATCGAAGGAAGTAGATGACATATGCAATGAAGCGAAAGAAATTAAGCAGGGTGGTGGTAATGGTTCAATCATTGGACGTAACACTTTTCAACGCAAAAGGGAGGAAGCTTTATCTATGCTAAAAGATATAATGGATATCTACACATAA
- a CDS encoding phospholipase D family protein: protein MRLFHFLFLLMCFSLYYYAGFIFSPCPKATVCFSPGEDCAMPIISVIDQSKKSILVQEYTFTLGTIAKSLINAKERGVDVKVILDKSQLYSKYSVINELFSGGVPVWIDDKPKIAHNKIMIVDNQKVITGSFNLSKTAKKGNAENLLIITDYPELIQQYVKNWEARMSQSYKYAPN, encoded by the coding sequence GTGAGGCTTTTTCACTTTTTATTCTTGTTAATGTGTTTTTCTCTGTATTACTATGCGGGTTTTATATTTTCGCCCTGCCCAAAAGCTACGGTTTGCTTTTCACCTGGAGAAGACTGTGCTATGCCGATAATCAGCGTAATAGATCAGTCTAAAAAATCTATCTTAGTTCAAGAATATACATTTACTCTTGGAACAATTGCAAAATCTTTGATCAATGCTAAAGAGCGTGGCGTTGATGTTAAAGTCATTTTAGATAAATCGCAACTCTACTCAAAATATAGTGTTATAAATGAATTATTTTCAGGTGGAGTACCAGTTTGGATCGATGATAAGCCAAAAATTGCTCATAATAAGATAATGATTGTTGATAATCAAAAAGTTATCACAGGGTCGTTTAACCTGAGTAAGACAGCTAAAAAAGGAAATGCTGAAAATTTATTAATTATTACAGATTATCCTGAATTGATTCAGCAGTATGTGAAAAACTGGGAGGCACGAATGTCACAGTCTTATAAATATGCTCCCAACTAA
- the rnc gene encoding ribonuclease III — translation MKNLNDAISKIIDYKFINYAILEEALTHPSVNKRNSKNQIVSYERLEFLGDSVLNMVVSAILYKLFPEEKEGALAKRKTDLVCGNTIANVAKEIKLGSFIIMNNSERCNGGRCNLKNLENSLEALIGAIYIDGGLENVEKFIIQYWEKLAKSMLDPPQDPKTSLQEWTQKSKLPLPEYELVKQTGPAHNPEFTISVCIEDYGKVSACASSKKIAEQKAAELMLEKIGKNASV, via the coding sequence ATGAAAAATTTGAATGATGCAATATCTAAAATCATTGATTATAAATTTATAAATTATGCAATATTAGAAGAGGCACTAACTCACCCAAGCGTAAATAAAAGGAATAGCAAAAACCAGATCGTAAGCTACGAAAGACTAGAGTTTTTAGGCGATAGTGTTTTGAATATGGTTGTGTCTGCTATATTGTATAAACTATTTCCTGAAGAAAAAGAAGGAGCATTGGCAAAAAGAAAAACGGATTTAGTTTGTGGCAACACCATTGCTAATGTTGCTAAAGAGATAAAATTAGGCAGTTTTATCATCATGAATAATAGTGAACGCTGCAATGGAGGAAGATGTAACCTAAAAAATTTAGAAAACTCGCTTGAAGCACTAATAGGTGCAATTTATATTGATGGCGGGCTTGAAAATGTTGAAAAATTTATTATCCAATATTGGGAAAAGCTAGCTAAAAGTATGCTTGACCCCCCTCAAGATCCTAAAACCTCACTGCAAGAGTGGACTCAGAAAAGCAAATTGCCTTTACCAGAATATGAGCTTGTAAAACAAACTGGACCAGCACACAATCCTGAATTTACTATATCAGTTTGCATAGAAGATTATGGTAAAGTTTCTGCATGCGCTTCTAGTAAGAAGATTGCTGAACAAAAAGCTGCTGAGTTGATGCTAGAAAAAATTGGAAAAAACGCTTCAGTTTAG